A genomic stretch from Penicillium digitatum chromosome 4, complete sequence includes:
- a CDS encoding DEAD/DEAH box DNA helicase (Mer3), putative, whose translation MRKNHQTPNFKPFRMPFQRPFNDLATSAQDNEPQLDAFDLELLASEDREKANKDSEFRVPRSTPLLASCQPDRQPPQFSHFFQPSSSVSSSRWNETSSSDPVLGPPSSPLALFRPKKDGIRVGQRSLETNRGLYNDETSPQEVIPQASPEAFSGNRQRRNQFSNITPSVRGIVLVSVNNLPENYRTMFPFPLFNAIQSKSFHSVYNSNDNIVLSAPTGSGKTVVMELAICRLLNTLKDERFKVVYQAPTKSLCSERFRDWHSKFSSLNLKCAELTGDTDHMQLRNVQSSQIIITTPEKWDSMTRKWKDHKKLMQLVKLFLIDEVHILKEKRGATLEAVVSRMKNIGSNVRFVALSATVPNSEDIATWLGKDATNQPFPAHREHFGEEFRPVVLKKFVYGFTSSLNDFAFDKVCGSKLPEVIGMHSCKKPILIFCCTRNSSLATAKELARLFTLTNPPARLWKEPKKRLEAHNEDLKTTLPAGVAFHHAGLGPADRHAVETGFREGNIYVICCTSTLAVGINLPCHLVIIKNTVSWQDGGCKEYSDLEMMQMLGRAGRPQFDDSATAVILTRKERVAHYEKLVQGSESLESCLHLNLIDHLNAEIGLGNISDVETAVNWLAGTFLFVRLRRNPTHYKLKEGASQEDEDQLLRHICEKDIDLLQKCGLIEAERLRSTQFGEAMARYYVRFETMKVLLSLKPKASLSEILNVVAQGEEFHEIRLKAGEKSLYREINRDAGIRFPIKVDLALPAHKISLLLQSELGAVEYPNNDALQKHKFTFQQDKSLVFAHVNRLIRCLIDCEIARGDSIAIRNALELARSFGAKVWDHSPLQMKQIEQVGIVAVRKLAAAGITSIEGLECAEAHQIEMVLSKNPPFGSKLLSRLKEFPKLRVSLKMLGKEVKVDCVIVRFKAEVAFMNDKIPTFFQHRPIYVSCLIERSDGYMIDFRRTSASKLQEKLEIELTAGLTSVEHLIVCHVMCDEIAGTSRQAELRHDLPSSLFDTVRDKNTSTQNMEISNLLSRPPKGNVNSKDEEKPKTDVSRPHERDMTSNKTKARWDVDDFDGDDLQLDDFLITNERLGKATTSTRPKPREFDDVDWFSINSTPPSPARAAQKISNARESDWTVDMDAPANEYEPVRLANGKWACNHKCKDKTSCKHFCCREGLEKPPKPPKRTIPANQKEAGLNQLTISTSITKPTPTAKSIMEKQGVKHCATGPKNDDHASKAKKISTSQATKNIASCEKSVLLERDKNLSFCKRKWEKSPANPLSSDYGDETFDDLPLPSCLLRNRGSGLATSVFPVMEDQAKSKPTDYPIVETKNIDPEPSPSASRSGQPQNNQTKPSSHTPQHEIIEIPDDTPPYSAGSPKTTNKESPVKKSTLSLSLRADSPPNLKRKASQDETGTENSKRAKQSPCVSALQFHGSNISNDENPLNPDQPASSVSPVFLDSPVAVSPLIGGRMDLTASWPNNDGIDLLDEFKDIIQLL comes from the exons ATGCGAAAAAACCACCAGACCCCGAACTTTAAACCATTCCGAATGCCTTTCCAAAGGCCCTTCAATGACCTAGCGACATCTGCCCAGGATAACGAGCCTCAATTAGATGCCTTCG ACCTGGAACTACTGGCCTCAGAGGATAGAGAAAAGGCAAATAAAGACTCTGAATTCAGAGTTCCTAGATCTACGCCACTTCTAGCGTCTTGTCAGCCTGATAGACAGCCGCCGCAATTCTCTCATTTCTTTCAGC CAAGCTCGAGCGTCTCTTCTTCTCGCTGGAATGAAACCAGTTCATCGGACCCTGTATTAGGGCCTCCCTCAAGCCCGTTAGCTTTGTTCCGTCCTAAGAAGGATGGAATCCGAGTGGGACAGCGCAGCCTGGAGACGAACCGTGGTCTTTACAACGATGAGACTTCACCCCAGGAAGTGATCCCTCAAGCGAGCCCCGAGGCTTTCTCTGGCAATAGGCAACGTCGAAATCAGTTTAGCAACATCACACCCTCTGTGCGGGGAATAGTTCTTGTATCAGTGAATAACCTACCGGAGAACTACCGCACGATGTTTCCCTTCCCACTTTTCAATGCCATTCAATCCAAATCCTTCCACTCCGTCTACAACAGCAATGACAACATCGTTCTGTCCGCGCCAACCGGCAGCGGCAAGACAGTGGTGATGGAATTGGCTATATGCAGACTTCTGAATACTCTCAAAGACGAGCGCTTCAAAGTAGTCTACCAAGCACCCACTAAGTCTCTCTGCAGCGAGCGGTTCCGAGATTGGCACTCCAAGTTCTCCAGCTTGAACCTCAAATGCGCAGAACTGACCGGGGATACAGACCACATGCAGCTGCGCAATGTCCAGAGTAGCCAGATTATCATTACGACGCCCGAGAAGTGGGATAGCATGACTCGGAAGTGGAAAGATCATAAGAAGCTGATGCAGCTCGTGAAGCTCTTTCTCATTGACGAGGTACATATTCTGAAGGAAAAGCGTGGAGCTACGCTTGAGGCTGTGGTTTCTCGGATGAAGAATATCGGATCGAATGTGAGATTTGTGGCTCTGAGTGCTACTGTTCCCAACTCCGAGGACATTGCTACCTGGCTTGGGAAGGATGCGACAAACCAACCTTTTCCTGCGCATCGCGAGCATTTTGGCGAGGAGTTTCGTCCTGTCGTGTTGAAGAAGTTTGTCTATGGATTTACGTCTAGCCTGAATGACTTTGCGTTTGATAAAGTCTGTGGTTCAAA GTTACCCGAGGTGATCGGAATGCATTCCTGCAAGAAGCCCATCTTGATTTTCTGTTGCACACGGAATTCATCGCTCGCGACGGCGAAAGAACTAGCTCGGCTCTTCACATTGACGAATCCGCCCGCCAGGCTTTGGAAGGAACCCAAGAAGCGCCTCGAAGCCCATAACGAGGATCTTAAAA CAACACTTCCTGCTGGTGTAGCGTTCCACCATGCTGGTTTGGGCCCCGCTGATCGCCACGCAGTTGAGACAGGGTTTAGAGAGGGGAATATCTACGTCATATGCTGCACGTCAACACTTGCAGTTGGGATAAACCTACCTTGTCACCTCGTCATAATCAAAAACACCGTCAGTTGGCAAGATGGAGGCTGCAAGGAGTACTCGGATTTGGAGATGATGCAGATGCTCGGGCGCGCGGGCCGGCCTCAATTCGACGACAGCGCAACAGCAGTCATTCTCACCAGGAAGGAGCGTGTGGCTCACTACGAGAAACTTGTTCAGGGGTCAGAGAGTCTGGAGAGCTGCTTGCATTTGAATCTGATCGATCATCTAAATGCCGAGATCGGTCTGGGGAATATCTCGGACGTGGAAACGGCTGTCAACTGGCTTGCAGGGACATTTTTGTTTGTAAGACTGCGTCGGAATCCGACGCATTACAAGCTCAAAGAAGGGGCAAgccaagaagatgaggatcaGTTGCTTCGCCACATCTGTGAGAAGGACATAGATCTCCTTCAAAAATGTGGTTTGATTGAAGCCGAGAGACTACGTTCAACCCAATTTGGCGAAGCCATGGCTCGGTACTACGTCCGGTTTGAGACTATGAAAGTTCTATTGTCACTGAAGCCAAAAGCATCTCTGTCCGAAATC CTTAACGTTGTCGCACAAGGCGAAGAGTTCCACGAGATTCGCCTCAAAGCCGGCGAGAAATCACTCTACCGAGAGATCAATCGTGACGCAGGGATTCGTTTTCCTATCAAGGTCGACCTAGCCCTTCCAGCTCACAAAATCTCACTACTCCTCCAATCAGAGCTGGGGGCTGTTGAATACCCTAACAATGACGCTCTCCAAAAGCATAAATTCACATTCcaacaagacaaaagccTAGTCTTCGCGCATGTTAACCGACTAATCCGTTGCCTGATTGACTGTGAAATTGCCCGCGGCGACTCAATCGCGATCCGCAATGCCCTTGAACTCGCTCGGAGCTTCGGAGCAAAGGTTTGGGACCACTCGCCTCTTCAAATGAAGCAGATCGAGCAAGTGGGCATTGTTGCAGTTCGGAAGTTGGCTGCTGCTGGGATTACCAGTATTGAAGGGTTGGAATGTGCTGAGGCTCATCAGATTGAGATGGTTCTTAGCAAGAATCCGCCTTTCGGGTCGAAGTTGCTTTCAAGATTGAAGGAATTCCCAAAATTGAGGGTTTCTCTGAAGATGCTTGGAAAG GAAGTGAAAGTTGACTGCGTCATTGTCCGATTCAAGGCTGAAGTTGCGTTCATGAACGACAAGATCCCGACGTTCTTCCAACATCGCCCGATTTATGTTTCTTGCTTGATAGAGAGGTCTGATGGATACATGATCGATTTCAGACGCACAAG CGCGAGCAAGCTCCAagagaaattggaaattgAACTTACCGCAGGCTTGACCAGTGTGGAGCATCTTATTGTCTGCCATGTTATGTGTGATGAAATTG CTGGGACATCCCGACAAGCTGAGCTCAGACATGACCTGCCATCTAGCCTCTTTGATACTGTGCGAGATAAGAATACCAGTACCCAGAATATGGAAATTTCGAACCTACTATCTCGTCCCCCCAAGGGGAATGTGAATTCCAAAGACGAAGAAAAACCTAAGACCGATGTGTCTCGTCCCCACGAACGAGATATGACTAGTAACAAGACTAAGGCTCGGTGGGACGTGGATGATTTTGATGGCGATGACTTGCAACTCGATGATTTCCTCATTACGAATGAACGTCTTGGCAAAGCCACGACATCTACAAGGCCAAAACCTCGCGAGTTTGATGATGTAGATTGGTTTTCAATTAATTCAACTCCGCCGAGTCCAGCTAGGGCAGCGCAGAAGATCTCAAACGCCCGAGAAAGTGACTGGACGGTGGATATGGATGCGCCTGCGAATGAATACGAGCCTGTTAGACTTGCAAATGGCAAATGGGCATGCAACCACAAATGCAAAGACAAAACAAG TTGCAAACATTTCTGCTGCCGTGAGGGTTTGGAAAAACCCCCGAAGCCACCGAAGCGGACCATCCCCGCGAATCAAAAGGAAGCCGGTCTCAATCAACTGACTATCTCCACCAGCATCACAAAGCCAACCCCAACCGCTAAATCAATTATGGAAAAGCAAGGGGTCAAACACTGTGCCACGGGGCCAAAGAATGACGACCATGCTTCTAAGGCGAAGAAGATATCAACATCGCAAGCAACAAAGAACATTGCAAGTTGTGAGAAGTCTGTCCTTTTGGAGAGGGACAAGAACCTTTCTTTTTGTAAGAGAAAGTGGGAAAAGAGTCCGGCGAACCCCCTCTCCAGTGATTATGGTGATGAAACCTTCGACGATCTACCATTACCATCTTGTCTTCTCAGAAATAGGGGATCAGGGCTTGCAACTTCAGTTTTTCCAGTGATGGAAGATCAGGCGAAGAGCAAGCCCACGGATTATCCGATCGTTGAAACGAAGAACATAGACCCCGAGCCTTCTCCCTCTGCTTCACGGTCAGGCCAACCTCAAAACAACCAAACGAAGCCATCATCCCACACACCTCAACACGAGATAATCGAGATTCCGGACGACACACCGCCATACTCAGCGGGATCTCCAAAGACAACTAACAAAGAGTCTCCTGTCAAGAAGAGCACACTCTCACTCTCACTAAGAGCAGACTCACCTCCCAACCTGAAACGGAAGGCAAGTCAAGACGAAACTGGAACGGAAAATTCAAAGCGGGCGAAGCAAAGTCCCTGTGTTTCTGCTTTACAGTTTCATGGTTCAAACATTTCGAATGATGAAAACCCACTAAATCCAGATCAGCCTGCGTCTTCTGTCTCTCCTGTGTTTCTCGATTCTCCGGTTGCTGTTTCTCCTCTGATCGGTGGTCGGATGGATTTGACTGCATCATGGCCTAATAATGATGGCATTGATCTGCTTGATGAGTTCAAAGATATTATTCAACTTCTTTGA
- a CDS encoding UDP-galactose transporter, putative, producing MGDRAQRQPSGLQAAASIAPWILLTAESTAFVLLAHYSRVMPPAGGKRYLTSTAVFLVDVIKLAISLTMALYDVSKTAPPSMPATSLFFSLTSAVFSGDSWKLAIPAALDVLSNSLLYIALSNQRAASFQITFQLKFLTTAVFGLMLLRRSIPPRKWGLLLLLIVGVALVQIPNGSSEQMLNEDHASHNFPRSLEEWKALKQGAGSGSSLHKRSATYEGIEQDILTADPHLNPAIGLFATIGASLASGLESIYFEKVLKDSSSHISLWVRNVQLAVYSVFPALFIGIVFQDGEKIAEDGFFQGYNWAVWSTIIIQALGGIVSAFYVSHAQKDARSLATTVNIILSIVGSIWLFDFEVTTSFLLGSAAVLTATHYYGNPIFHPAMGALRAPPIRIDAYEKDTAGPDSSPVAPPNDFSIKLPISPFLSHGMSSSRPASPAPGQTRVSSSRNAETGSYFDEK from the exons ATGGGAGATCGCGCCCAACGCCAGCCGTCTGGGCTGCAAGCTGCAGCCAGCATTGCACCGTGGATTCTG TTGACTGCGGAATCGACTGCGTTTGTTTTG CTAGCTCATTATTCTCGAGTTATGCCCCCCGCCGGTGGTAAACGCTACCTGACCTCTACGGCGGTCTTCCTAGTTGATGTGATCAAGCTGGCTATCTCCCTCACAATGGCACTTTACGATGTCTCCAAAACTGCACCACCATCGATGCCCGCCACATCCCTCTTTTTCTCCCTCACAAGCGCCGTGTTTTCAGGCGACAGCTGGAAACTCGCTATCCCTGCTGCGCTCGACGTCTTGTCTAACTCTCTCCTGTACATTGCGCTCTCGAACCAACGAGCAGCGTCGTTCCAGATTACATTCCAGCTGAAGTTTCTTACAACAGCAGTGTTTGGTCTGATGCTCCTGAGACGGAGCATCCCTCCCCGCAAGTGGGGCCTCCTTTTGCTTCTCATCGTGGGCGTGGCGTTGGTGCAAATTCCCAATGGCAGCTCCGAGCAGATGCTGAACGAAGATCACGCTAGCCACAATTTCCCTCGATCCTTGGAGGAGTGGAAGGCTCTTAAGCAAGGTGCTGGTTCTGGCAGCAGTTTGCACAAGCGGTCTGCAACATACGAGGGAATCGAACAAGACATCCTGACGGCTGACCCACATCTGAACCCCGCCATTGGTCTCTTTGCGACTATCGGCGCGTCCTTGGCTTCTGGACTTGAGAGTATCTATTTCGAGAAAGTCCTCAAGGACAGCTCAAGCCATATCTCGTTATGGGTCCGCAATGTGCAATTGGctgtctactccgtatttcCGGCTCTCTTCATTGGAATTGTCTTCCAGGATGGCGAAAAAATCGCTGAAGATGGCTTCTTCCAGGGCTACAATTGGGCGGTATGGTCTACCATCATCATTCAAGCCTTGGGTGGTATCGTTTCTGCATTTTACGTCAGCCACGCGCAGAAGGATGCAAGGAGTTTGGCCACAACTGTCAATATAATTTTGAGCATTGTCGGAAGCATTTGGCTCTTTGACTTTGAAGTCACTACAAGC TTCCTCCTGGGCTCGGCTGCAGTTCTGACAGCAACCCACTACTATGGGAACCCCATCTTCCACCCTGCGATGGGTGCCTTGCGTGCACCTCCAATCCGCATTGATGCCTACGAAAAGGACACCGCAGGTCCTGATAGCTCTCCCGTGGCACCTCCCAACGACTTCTCTATTAAACTTCCGATCTCGCCTTTCCTCTCTCACGGCATGTCGTCATCCCGTCCTGCCTCACCAGCACCAGGCCAAACTAGAGTGAGCTCTAGCCGGAATGCAGAAACGGGCAGCTACTTCGATGAGAAGTGA
- a CDS encoding nucleotide-sugar transporter-domain-containing protein, which produces MGQRELPPVHVPLSSRKPAQHDPLSTQEQTRMADRRASKAQRFFGTDISLPTEHGGWQESPNVPRPSFVKPTDSVPRQTTGFVPFPRSSENHLMPDQNLRVRASSPLLSQDYQSQDAAPPLPKLSPKSSKKVHHTGSSSTLFSYFSSKESSKTPKNQGLQPKALHGLSVEPEVTYVQDQDPPKESKRKTRSSKIDLSVLFPKPRNPAPPTLLSPHRMVNSPSPVSTVVPDPSFNKIERMTGGTSNSASRYVDPHPPPLRSSITKNDPSKHGGENSDLPSIAESKNGEWSEQSLERTFGTSEVDLALDRYAARRSLLSHEQLQQENEGPQEPRKSSRRAHSPSRHKETHLSPVSGLDPNLSRGLSTPQESWKTNESKFKSDRSSLTKKSSKNTLKNKDLRNTSMLCLSSSSEDEDDDDLTPTSESMRNTNKFKRGSVATYDEDEPHVYTSSTAHAATAVRRFDRALSTSTRGSRQTENSLPVPVARPRKASQSSNGKSSQKTGRTTQTRRSSGVPSIPDEILAQFPQQPLRTPAELKELNRRSRVIAVTRQEQDLLEAMRIRKGKVTPSLLNAVGADRRSLASGPSLDSFCESDTSFLRLSNAFPPFDVSSEKGVTQYKDGTPSPSSGSDNERKPRTKVSSSGFSADYSESLPSPSTSGISPMTPTLPIHRFSPLPSPKPPPRGPPPAIPENRKQHTRRRTDSSEAILLDDGDELKRNNGLPLWSFDFDWNRESANIASVH; this is translated from the coding sequence ATGGGACAGCGAGAACTCCCACCGGTCCATGTTCCGCTATCGAGTCGTAAACCGGCACAACATGACCCATTGAGCACCCAGGAACAGACCCGAATGGCAGACCGGCGAGCCTCGAAAGCTCAAAGATTCTTCGGAACCGACATATCACTTCCTACAGAACATGGCGGGTGGCAGGAGTCTCCAAATGTACCCCGACCGAGCTTTGTGAAGCCAACCGATAGTGTTCCTAGGCAGACCACCGGCTTCGTTCCGTTCCCGCGCTCTTCAGAAAATCATCTGATGCCCGATCAAAACCTTCGCGTACGGGCCTCATCACCTCTGCTCAGTCAAGACTACCAATCGCAGGACGCCGCGCCGCCGCTTCCCAAGTTGTCTCCCAAGTCGTCGAAAAAGGTTCACCATACTGGTTCCTCGTCCACCCTGTTCTCCTATTTCAGCTCGAAAGAATCGTCCAAAACACCCAAGAACCAAGGGCTCCAGCCCAAAGCACTACACGGACTCAGCGTTGAGCCAGAGGTGACATACGTGCAGGATCAAGATCCACCGAAGGAATCCAAGCGAAAGACGCGATCTTCAAAAATTGATCTTTCCGTCTTGTTCCCGAAGCCGCGAAATCCTGCACCACCAACACTTCTATCCCCCCACCGAATGGTCAACTCCCCTTCCCCAGTCTCTACAGTTGTCCCGGATCCTTCTTTCAACAAGATTGAAAGGATGACCGGCGGCACGAGCAATTCTGCTAGCAGATACGTTGATCCACATCCCCCTCCTCTCCGATCTTCAATCACCAAAAATGACCCATCTAAGCATGGGGGTGAGAATTCAGATTTACCTTCAATTGCAGAGAGCAAAAACGGCGAGTGGTCGGAACAATCACTGGAGCGGACATTTGGGACGAGTGAGGTTGATTTGGCCCTGGATCGATATGCGGCGCGACGATCACTTTTGAGTCACGAACAATTGCAGCAAGAGAACGAAGGCCCCCAGGAACCTCGGAAAAGCTCGAGACGTGCTCACAGTCCCTCTCGACATAAGGAGACTCACTTGAGTCCTGTCTCAGGTCTAGACCCAAACCTTAGTCGTGGCTTAAGCACTCCCCAGGAGTCTTGGAAGACCAATGAGTCAAAATTTAAAAGTGATAGGAGCTCGTTGACCAAGAAGAGCAGCAAAAATACCTTGAAAAACAAGGACCTGCGAAACACTAGTATGCTTTgcctctcctcttcttcagaggatgaggatgacgatgaccTTACTCCAACATCCGAGTCAATGCGCAATACGAACAAGTTTAAAAGAGGCAGTGTGGCTACTTATGACGAAGACGAGCCTCACGTCTACACGTCTTCCACCGCCCATGCTGCCACGGCGGTAAGACGCTTTGACCGGGCACTCTCGACTAGCACACGTGGCTCCCGTCAAACTGAAAATAGCCTGCCAGTGCCTGTAGCTCGCCCACGAAAGGCCTCTCAATCCTCGAATGGGAAATCTTCTCAGAAAACTGGACGTACAACGCAAACTCGCCGTTCCAGCGGAGTTCCTAGTATCCCGGATGAAATTCTGGCGCAATTCCCGCAGCAACCTCTCCGCACCCCCGCAGAGTTGAAAGAGTTGAACCGGAGGAGTCGTGTGATCGCTGTGACCCGCCAAGAGCAAGATCTCCTAGAGGCAATGCGTATTCGGAAGGGCAAAGTCACACCCAGTCTGCTCAATGCTGTTGGAGCGGATAGAAGATCACTCGCCTCTGGCCCATCGCTAGATTCCTTCTGCGAATCCGACACCTCATTCCTGCGTCTCAGCAATGCATTCCCGCCATTTGACGTCTCGTCAGAAAAGGGTGTTACCCAATACAAAGATGGAACGCCCTCCCCAAGCTCGGGTTCGGATAATGAAAGGAAACCCCGCACTAAAGTTTCCTCTTCTGGTTTCAGTGCGGACTACTCTGAGAGCCTGCCCTCCCCTTCCACCAGCGGTATTTCGCCCATGACACCCACTTTACCGATTCATCGTTTCTCGCCGCTTCCCTCTCCGAAGCCACCCCCAAGAGGCCCCCCGCCTGCTATCCCCGAAAATCGGAAGCAACACACCCGCCGTCGCACCGACAGTAGCGAGGCTATCCTGCTGGATGATGGTGATGAGTTGAAGCGTAACAATGGACTTCCTCTCTGgtcttttgattttgattggaACCGGGAAAGCGCCAATATCGCCTCTGTGCACTGA